A section of the Bradyrhizobium oligotrophicum S58 genome encodes:
- a CDS encoding quinone oxidoreductase family protein — MTNAIRFHKTGGPDVLVWEEINVGKPGPGEARIRQTAVGLNFLDIYNRSGLYPVQLPSGLGSEGAGVIEELGEGVTDLKVGDRVAYGSSPLGAYSEARLIPAAQLLKLPDEIDDKTAAAMMLKGLTAQYLIRQTYRVKAGETILLHAAAGGVGLILSQWAKHLGVTVIGTVSSDDKAQLAKAHGCAHSIVYTREDFVARVSEITGGKKVPVVYDSVGKDTFLKSLDCLAPLGYAVLFGQSSGSVDPLNLGLLAQKGSLFVTRPTLFTYAAKRESLVAMANELFDVVKSGAVKIEVNQTYPLKEAARAHADLAARKTTGSTVLLV, encoded by the coding sequence TGGGCAAGCCCGGGCCGGGCGAGGCGCGCATCCGCCAAACGGCCGTTGGGCTCAACTTCCTCGACATCTACAATCGATCGGGCCTCTATCCGGTCCAGCTCCCAAGCGGATTGGGCAGCGAGGGCGCCGGCGTGATCGAGGAACTGGGCGAAGGGGTAACGGACCTGAAGGTCGGTGACCGCGTCGCCTACGGCTCGTCACCGCTCGGCGCCTATTCCGAGGCGCGGCTTATTCCCGCAGCGCAGCTGCTCAAGCTGCCGGATGAGATCGACGACAAGACGGCCGCGGCGATGATGCTCAAGGGCCTCACGGCGCAATACCTGATCCGGCAGACCTATCGCGTGAAAGCCGGCGAGACGATTCTGCTGCATGCAGCTGCCGGCGGTGTCGGCCTCATCCTCAGCCAGTGGGCCAAGCATCTCGGCGTCACCGTCATCGGCACGGTGTCCAGCGACGACAAGGCGCAACTGGCCAAGGCACATGGCTGCGCGCACAGTATTGTCTATACGCGTGAGGATTTCGTGGCTCGCGTCAGCGAGATCACCGGCGGCAAGAAGGTGCCTGTGGTCTATGATTCCGTCGGCAAGGACACGTTCCTCAAATCGCTCGATTGCCTGGCGCCGCTCGGCTACGCCGTGCTGTTCGGCCAGTCGTCCGGGAGCGTCGATCCGCTCAATCTCGGGCTGCTCGCGCAGAAAGGCTCGTTGTTCGTGACCCGCCCGACGCTGTTCACCTACGCGGCCAAACGCGAGAGTCTGGTCGCGATGGCCAATGAGCTGTTCGACGTCGTCAAGTCCGGCGCGGTGAAGATCGAGGTGAACCAGACCTATCCTCTCAAGGAGGCAGCCAGGGCTCACGCCGATCTCGCGGCGCGCAAGACGACGGGGTCCACCGTTCTTCTGGTCTGA
- a CDS encoding LexA family transcriptional regulator yields the protein MLDVAMIERALEKPGKTKGGLARAMGVRPGAVSEILGGQRLIKAAEIPLITEYLDLNSVPVMGRVGAGSVIEPDYEQVPVEGLGEVALPFPISEETIAFEVSGDSMLPKYENGDVIVVYREQRHPLSSFYGEEAIVRLKTGERYLKTIERGKSPSVVNLKSFNAKPIVGVKLEWIGEIFVTLPRGQIQRIRAKAAAKSRSRSSK from the coding sequence ATGTTGGACGTCGCCATGATCGAGCGTGCACTCGAGAAGCCTGGAAAGACAAAAGGGGGGCTCGCCCGCGCCATGGGCGTGCGCCCCGGCGCCGTCTCCGAGATCCTCGGAGGCCAGCGCCTGATCAAGGCCGCCGAGATTCCGCTCATTACGGAGTATCTGGACCTGAATTCCGTTCCCGTGATGGGACGGGTCGGCGCCGGCTCGGTGATCGAGCCGGATTACGAGCAGGTGCCGGTCGAGGGCCTCGGCGAGGTCGCCCTGCCCTTCCCGATCTCCGAGGAGACGATCGCCTTCGAGGTCTCCGGTGATTCGATGCTGCCCAAATATGAGAACGGCGACGTGATCGTCGTCTACCGCGAGCAGCGCCACCCGCTGTCCAGCTTCTACGGCGAGGAAGCCATCGTGCGCCTCAAGACCGGCGAGCGCTACCTCAAGACGATCGAGCGCGGCAAATCGCCGTCCGTGGTCAATCTCAAGAGCTTCAACGCCAAGCCGATCGTCGGGGTCAAGCTGGAATGGATCGGGGAGATCTTCGTTACGCTGCCGCGCGGGCAGATCCAGCGGATCCGGGCCAAGGCGGCGGCCAAGTCGCGATCCCGCTCGTCCAAGTGA
- a CDS encoding GcrA family cell cycle regulator gives MQSTDWPEHHSQILRELHAKGLSYAEIARALNAQFGTAYTRNATLGRGKRLGLAASAAPKAARFEPRPMSAVAGTGRRRRESGAGQAAMPPPPKPAAPVRLRSVGISPRLLPLDRLEANDCRYPYGGDRDDDPITFCGHPRQPGSCYCTPHFHLTRNPPEAAADRPAGPLTLRLVAAA, from the coding sequence ATGCAATCCACCGATTGGCCCGAACACCATTCACAGATCCTGCGTGAGCTCCATGCTAAGGGGCTGTCCTATGCCGAGATCGCGCGCGCCCTCAATGCGCAATTCGGCACGGCCTATACCCGAAATGCGACGCTCGGCCGCGGCAAGCGGCTTGGGCTGGCGGCGTCCGCCGCGCCGAAAGCCGCCCGGTTCGAACCCCGGCCGATGTCTGCCGTGGCCGGAACGGGCCGGCGGCGCCGAGAGTCCGGCGCCGGGCAGGCTGCCATGCCGCCTCCGCCGAAGCCGGCGGCCCCGGTCAGGCTGCGGTCCGTCGGCATCAGCCCGCGGTTGCTGCCGCTCGACCGGCTCGAAGCCAATGATTGCCGCTACCCCTATGGCGGCGACCGTGACGACGATCCCATCACCTTTTGCGGCCATCCGCGCCAGCCCGGGTCCTGCTACTGCACGCCGCATTTTCACCTGACGCGGAATCCGCCCGAGGCGGCCGCCGATCGGCCGGCCGGGCCGCTGACCCTGCGACTCGTCGCCGCCGCCTGA
- a CDS encoding DUF6456 domain-containing protein — MARPRRSKPHRMPKSHDRRAHDLPRNADVVPVEIDDPLALEPGEKIIALRSVRSDPLGRLHAHKQLDDAQYRAGRAFQNDWERAERGPQAIDPSREYVDGARGREPVTEGQRQAVLRLNRAERELGADGAAITHDVLVHGLTMEQVGHKRGLASQRWNDYFARRFKECLDRLAVVYGFSTDRTAGQYHSIVRSSGSVET, encoded by the coding sequence ATGGCGCGCCCCAGACGCAGCAAGCCCCATCGCATGCCCAAGAGCCACGACCGCCGCGCTCACGATCTGCCGAGGAACGCGGACGTCGTCCCGGTCGAGATCGACGATCCGCTGGCGCTCGAGCCGGGCGAGAAGATCATTGCGTTGCGATCCGTTCGCAGCGATCCGTTGGGACGGCTGCACGCGCACAAGCAGCTCGACGACGCGCAGTACCGGGCCGGACGCGCGTTCCAGAACGATTGGGAGCGGGCCGAGCGTGGCCCGCAGGCGATCGACCCCTCGCGCGAATACGTCGACGGCGCAAGAGGGCGGGAGCCGGTCACGGAAGGACAACGACAGGCGGTGCTGCGGCTCAACCGGGCTGAGCGTGAGCTCGGCGCCGACGGGGCGGCGATCACGCATGACGTGCTGGTGCACGGCCTGACGATGGAGCAGGTCGGTCACAAGCGCGGGCTGGCCAGCCAGCGCTGGAACGACTATTTCGCGCGACGTTTCAAGGAATGCCTGGATCGGCTGGCGGTGGTCTACGGCTTTTCCACCGATCGAACCGCAGGACAGTATCATTCTATTGTGCGATCGAGCGGGTCGGTCGAGACCTAG